In Pararge aegeria chromosome 17, ilParAegt1.1, whole genome shotgun sequence, one genomic interval encodes:
- the LOC120631297 gene encoding glutathione S-transferase 2-like isoform X2 has protein sequence MPKIAVYYFPLKALGEGIRLLLAYGGEEFEDCRITKEEWADVKPTMPFGQMPILEIDGKKYAQSSAIVRYLGRKYGLVGKNIEEDFEIDQNIEFFTDIRTKAGSVFHEQDEKVKASKQAELEKNYYPVALKKLDEIITKNKGHMAIGKLTWADFLFAGMYDCLKTILQMPDLDEKYPSFKKLQETVLAIPKVKAFCDKAPKSPY, from the exons aTGCCTAAAATCGCAGTCTATTACTTCCCTCTGAAGGCGCTCGGCGAAGGTATCCGGCTTCTGCTGGCGTACGGAGGCGAGGAGTTCGAAGACTGCAGGATTACCAAAGAAGAATGGGCCGATGTGAAGCCAA CGATGCCCTTCGGTCAGATGCCGATACTCGAAATCGACGGCAAGAAGTACGCGCAGAGTTCGGCGATCGTGCGCTACCTCGGACGCAAGTACGGGCTCGTTGGCAAGAATATCGAGGAAGACTTCGAAATCGATCAAAACATCGAGTTCTTTACTGACATTCGCACAA AAGCCGGCAGTGTCTTCCACGAGCAAGACGAGAAGGTGAAAGCGAGTAAGCAGGCTGAGCTTGAGAAGAATTACTATCCAGTCGCATTGAAGAAGCTGGATGAAATCATCACAAAGAACAAGGGTCATATGGCTATTggaaag TTGACATGGGCTGACTTCCTATTCGCGGGCATGTATGACTGCTTAAAGACGATCCTGCAGATGCCAGACCTCGACGAGAAGTATCCGAGCTTCAAGAAGCTGCAGGAAACAGTATTAGCTATTCCCAAGGTCAAGGCGTTCTGCGATAAAGCACCCAAGTCCCCATATTAA
- the LOC120631297 gene encoding glutathione S-transferase 2-like isoform X1 codes for MQSLLGNLTTMPKIAVYYFPLKALGEGIRLLLAYGGEEFEDCRITKEEWADVKPTMPFGQMPILEIDGKKYAQSSAIVRYLGRKYGLVGKNIEEDFEIDQNIEFFTDIRTKAGSVFHEQDEKVKASKQAELEKNYYPVALKKLDEIITKNKGHMAIGKLTWADFLFAGMYDCLKTILQMPDLDEKYPSFKKLQETVLAIPKVKAFCDKAPKSPY; via the exons ATGCAATCATTGCTTGGGAATCTAAC aacaaTGCCTAAAATCGCAGTCTATTACTTCCCTCTGAAGGCGCTCGGCGAAGGTATCCGGCTTCTGCTGGCGTACGGAGGCGAGGAGTTCGAAGACTGCAGGATTACCAAAGAAGAATGGGCCGATGTGAAGCCAA CGATGCCCTTCGGTCAGATGCCGATACTCGAAATCGACGGCAAGAAGTACGCGCAGAGTTCGGCGATCGTGCGCTACCTCGGACGCAAGTACGGGCTCGTTGGCAAGAATATCGAGGAAGACTTCGAAATCGATCAAAACATCGAGTTCTTTACTGACATTCGCACAA AAGCCGGCAGTGTCTTCCACGAGCAAGACGAGAAGGTGAAAGCGAGTAAGCAGGCTGAGCTTGAGAAGAATTACTATCCAGTCGCATTGAAGAAGCTGGATGAAATCATCACAAAGAACAAGGGTCATATGGCTATTggaaag TTGACATGGGCTGACTTCCTATTCGCGGGCATGTATGACTGCTTAAAGACGATCCTGCAGATGCCAGACCTCGACGAGAAGTATCCGAGCTTCAAGAAGCTGCAGGAAACAGTATTAGCTATTCCCAAGGTCAAGGCGTTCTGCGATAAAGCACCCAAGTCCCCATATTAA